The DNA window ggtgtgttgACTAAACTAGATTGATGTATGATGCCTTTGAGAGCATAAAATTGCTCAAGTTTAAACTCAGGGCCATTGTCACTTCGTATGATTTGAACTCTGGTATTGAATTGAGTCTCAATCATTTGAATGAATTTTACCAAAATGTCTTTTGTGTCAGATTTGTGTTTCATCAAATGAACCCAAGTGCTTCTAGTGTAGTTATCTACGATGGTAAGGAAATACTTGGCACCTGAAATAGAAGCAACTTGATAACCACCCCAAATATCAATATgcaataattcaaaacatgatTTGGTAGAAATAGAGCTCAAAGGAAAGGGTGATCGTGTTTGTTTGGCCAATGGGCAAATTGAACATTTTTCCAAATCACAAGTTTTATTGTTAAAGAAAGGTAATAACGAAGTGGCTTTAAGAGATGGGTGTCCTAGGCGTTGGTGCCAAAGCTTTGGTGCGATGGTTTGAATATTGTTGCATGTTCCTTTCCTTGATGAGTTGAGGTAGTAAAGTCCCTCCCTTTCAGTTCCCATCCCAATCATCTTCCCCGAGCGAAGGTCCTGAATGACACAAAATTGAGTGAAGAAAATTGTGACATATAAGGAATCATAGGCTAGTTTACTgatggatattaaatttaatttaaagaaCGGCACACATAGGACATTGTCAAGGATAAGATTATGAGAGAAAACAACTTGTCCAATGTGAGTGACTTTGGCAACGGAACCATTTGGCAGTTCAACTGTATGATTTTCAACAGCTCGTGAGTGTGTAAAGAGACTAGGGCTGCAAACTATGTGATCCGTGGCACCACTGTCCAGGATCCAAATACTTTCGGTTCCTTTACAGGAAAAAGATAAGGCTTTACCTGAAAGTTCTTCATGACTAGAAGGATTACCGACTTGATTGGCAAATGATGATTTGTTCTTGTTCAACATTTGAAGGATTTGCTTGCAATCCTCCTGAGAGAACGGGAAATTGGGCAACATCTCTTGCTTGTTACTTTGTGAAACTTGATTCCCTTTTGAAGAAAAAGGACGACTGCTTTCCGTTTATGTGGCTGCTTTCCGTTTTCGACAGAAATCGAAGGTGTGACCTTTCCATCCACAAAAAGTGCACTTGAGATGTGCACGACATTTTTTGGTGATGTGATTGGTTCTATTGCACTTTCCACATCGCATCTCTTTGTCTTCCGGTGTAGGTTCTTGCGACAAATTCTTCACTGCAAAGACAACAACCTCTGGTTGTGTACTCTTCCCATTGGAAACCTCTGCCTGGCGTTCATGTCGAAGGACCAACGCATATGCCTTGTTCACCGTAGGCAGTGGTTCGAGAAGAAGGGTATTGTTTCGAACCGTAGCATACGATTCGTTCAATCCCATAAGGAACTTCATGGTTTTCTGAGTTTCAACATATGAGTTCATCTCATTCTTTGTTCCACAACTGCATGCTGGAATGGAACACAAAGTATCACGTTCATCCCATAAACTTTTAAGTTTAGTGAAGTAAGAACTTACACTCATATTGCTTTGGACGCAGTCATGGATCTCGTTCTCAACATGGAACAGCTGAACTATATTCACATGTGAGAACCTCTCCTGCAGATCGATCCACATTTGTCGAGCATCCTTGTAGTTGATGGCACTCCCTGAAATCTCCTTTGACATCGAGCCTAGTAGCCATGTCTTGACCAAGTTGTTGCAGCGATTCCATTGCTGCAGCTCCTCAGAATTGTCCTCACTTGGTTTGTTGATTGTcccatcaacaaaaccaagtTTGTTCTTGACCGTTAAGGCCATACTCATGGATTAAACCCATGTGCTGTAGTTGTCTTCCACCAATAGTTGTGGTACGAGGATTGCACCAGGTTGGTCCGAGTGGTGGAGATAGAGTGGGTGGTTGGGATTTTCCCATTTTGAATGAGAAGCCATGCCTGGAATGGTTGACCTCGTGACTGCCTTAGAGcttgtgttttgtggttttcccAGAtcactgctctgataccatattgaatttCAATATGTATTTGATACTTCTaacaattacaagatgaaaCTTATATATAGGGAAAGAAAGAGGACATaaacctaacttgcctaacttgcctaacacttgcctaacttg is part of the Malus domestica chromosome 12, GDT2T_hap1 genome and encodes:
- the LOC114820021 gene encoding uncharacterized protein codes for the protein MALTVKNKLGFVDGTINKPSEDNSEELQQWNRCNNLVKTWLLGSMSKEISGSAINYKDARQMWIDLQERFSHVNIVQLFHVENEIHDCVQSNMSVSSYFTKLKSLWDERDTLCSIPACSCGTKNEMNSYVETQKTMKFLMGLNESYATVRNNTLLLEPLPTVNKAYALVLRHERQAEVSNGKSTQPEVVVFAVKNLSQEPTPEDKEMRCGKCNRTNHITKKCRAHLKCTFCGWKGHTFDFCRKRKAAT